Below is a genomic region from Bombus pascuorum chromosome 7, iyBomPasc1.1, whole genome shotgun sequence.
GtacacataaatattttgactCATTTTCACTTATATACAATTTCCTAAAGATATTCCAGTGCCATGGTTTCATATAAActttctgttttttaaatttataaataatagggAACAAACTAAAGGATATATAAGAAACATAAGGGTACAAACTAAAAGATtagaaaatgttcaaatatataCAGCTTTAAGTACTTGCAATACTTCAAATACTTCTCATACAGtacacataaatattttgactCATTTTCACctatatacaatttcataaaaatattccagtgCCATGGTTTCATATATActttctgttttttaaatttatagataATAGGGTACAAACTAAAGGATGCATAAGAAACATAAGGGTACAAACTAAAAGATtagaaaatgttcaaatatataCAGCTTTAAGTACTTCTAATACTTGAAATACTTTTTCAGATACTTTTAACACAATGCACATAAATGTTTTGATTCATTTTCAcctatatacaattttctaaaaatattctagTGCCATAAtatcacatatattttttgtctgttaaatttgtaaaagttatttGATGTTACAAAGGTAACAGATGTTATGTTATTTCCTGTAccaaaaaattctaatttatgcACATATGTAGGTACATGTTTTCGacgtgaaaatttcaaaatactaTTCTTATACTTACTAATTATTAAGGACGTTAATCAAAGATAAACTTACGATTGTGTGAATAGTcacttacaattgtaaaatcCAAGGAGTTTGGAAGCAAGCGAATGACGATAACAAACGCTTCTTTTCCTCCTCATCTTTGGTCGATTTTATCTGTTCCATGAAGTAGTTCCATTCCCTTCGTGTACCATAACGCGCGATAGTGCAGTAAAATGTGTCACGAATGTAGGAAGGAACGCTGTAACAATTTCATTCACCTAAATCcttgaaaaattgatatacaAAGAAATTGGCAAGAAATATGAGACAAAGAAATATTAGTATAGcaaatatgtaatagtataattacatttatattaacatattatattatgcaCACATTTATATTAACTGCGGTTTGTCttttaaagtaatttcatGAGTTTTTAGTCATGTTAAAAATTgtcatttttaaaacaaaggCTGTATGGGCTGATGGTTTATTTATTGTGACGTTTGGTTTTACTTATGGTTTATGATTGGTACTCTTTCGGGAGGATATGGCATAATGGTACGACGCATATGTTGCTTAGTAAAAACTGATCtgcattaaatttcatttgaatgaAATTAGACAAGATGATTAAGAGTTTTTGAATTTCACATAAACAAACAGTGTCTCTGTCCAGGATCTTATATAATCTTCTTTAATAAGGCCGTTCTTAAGTCCGTGAATCAACACCCTTTGTCACACAGCGAAATCGTGATTATCGACATCTCTGGCATGTTGCTCGCTGAATTATCGTACTATGCGTACTATGCGATTCTAAGCAAAATCTCAGCGAAACATAAGATCGCTGTTACATTACGAATATCCGTAAACTGTCTGTGGTTCGTACTTTCGactgtctttttcttttttttctttttatcatgcGTTGACGTTTCACGCACCTAAGccttattataatttttagaatggTGAAGGTCGCATCTAAATGCTCGCACAGGTTCGTGAGATTAgccgaaaaatatattgtggcgaatttgtatatttgcATGAagcataattaataattgcaaaagtgactcattttttcatttcatatgtACAGTACaattaaaacattgaaaatatgaaaagaagaaCGTTCAAATTACATTCATAACAGAAGATGGTTCGTTAAAACTTACGTTTCTTGTACATTACCATCGACCTCCTCGGAAACATTTTTCGACCAGTCTAGACACTGCGAATGCTCGAAGGCGCATGCAAGTTTTACAGCAGTCATTGTCAAAGCTGATCCTTCTTCCAACTTCGACTCTACTTCGCTGTACAACGGGGATACGAATCTTGCTATTGATTCCTAAAATTTCACACAATAATATCATAGGAATTGGTTTATATTATTGTTCTTCAACTTTATCGTTTCCTAAAGAGCgtctaattataaatattatgctACTAGAGCGTTGACGAATCGTTCAgctgaaaatataattcaaagtCTAGCTTTGAATTACACATAATAGATATTTTGCTTAAAATTGCCATTTTTGTAACGTGTCAATATCGTTACTCACCTGGAAATCAGTAAAGACCGGAGTCTCGTACAGAAGCCTGTTTAATTTGAACATGTGTCGCATAAATGCACCCCAAGGAAGATAATGTCTTTCCTTCATTTgcatatatttaatgaattcaAAGGCGGTGTCATATTTCATCAAACCTATTTCAGTCAAACTAAAAACGTCGTCTACGAGCGATGCTCTTGTTTCTGGCGGAAACAGCTCATGATTCTCCGTAAGTGCCAATTTTAACAGCATCCAATTTGTTTCGTCGTAGTGCACGCGATAGAAAccttgaaaaatgtaatagtacaattatttccattaatttacgaagcagtgttttttttttattttggttttttttacaatctGCTCTGAAGACACAcgtttggtaaagtgttatatcttattgatgagaaaaaaaaaataaaataaaaataaatatagcatgtgggtggctacccccagcggggtgtcagcttcgttttttctaagttatatcttttatgaaagcGAAATGTCTGGCAAATTCGCAGCGtaacgagaagaagaagattatTCTGCGTGTAAAAGTACAAGAAACATTCGATAATTGTACAGAAGGTAGAAAAGATTCTATTTCTGGAAGCTAAAATTTTAGTCGTGTCGAAGGGTCGGCAATTATTCAAAGCTCGCGATAAGCTAAGACCTAAGCTAAGCTTGAGTCTCAAAAATCACACTTtcttattttgcattttttataaacgaaTATTGTACCATTTATCTAATCAAAATTACACGAAACGCGGTGTAGCTCGGCACATATTTGTttacttaataaataacaattaagtACATATATTCATAAGCAAATATAACTCAAATTATGCCACGTTTGGTCTCGTTTTCAACAGAAGGATCTCAGGTGAAAGATTAATTTAGAAagagtgaaaaataaaaaatatttatatctgacAGTGGATCATATGTTTCTGTCAATTATCGCATATTCACTGTAAATTGACAGTatgatattcgtaaaaatgaaaggaacaaatagaacagacaaaaattgcaaatatctATCTGAaagtatagaaattataatgaaaacaAGTTACTACAaatcttttcttattatttcatacttgaatattaataatcttatCAGagtattcaataaaatataataaatatatattgtggTTAAATTTACCACATACCAGTCTTATTTACGTTGAAAAGAACCCAAGATTCGTTTGAACCAATGCCATCCAGTGTAATTTTAGGTTCAGGTGGAAACCAGATCGTAGCAGGAGACGACCAATTACCATTGTTGTTGGTGTAACTCAGTGGGATATGCCAGAATTTCGAGATACCTTCGAATGGACGATCGAGCGCAAATTGTtcctaaaaaaattatttaatttctaatactGTCTCACACCTAATCAGAGCTAGTTCGTTAAAATAGTAAATCCGATAGACTTAGAATATTAGCAGCAAAATCTCTGTCTTCATGCGATGTATAATATCGTGTTGAACGTTAcgattttgtttaaaattagcagtagaataattccatttaatttaatttattttgatgtGATAGTTAATTCACTTAATCGAATAGCActtgattttatattaataatctgATACAAGGTTTCGTGTTTTCTGACATGAGAACTACATGGAAATTCTCGGATCTCGTTTACTTTATGATATTCAGTAGCTCGTCCTTCTACTCTTACTTCTGAACTTgagtaaattttctttaaattatctcCTTATTTACAGTATAAACTGCTCGAAGTTGTATAATcatagaatttaatataaaaattgcaatgttGTTTGCTACGGCATACCTGATAAATGGTGGCGGATTCCTCTTCGTAATTTCTTACGACGGTTATAAATGGATATCCACCTTGAGAAATCCAAGAATTCATCGTGTCTTCCAACGAAACTCCGGACGGAAGTTCCATTGCTTCTTCCGCCAGAATATTCATGAAATCGGTTACATCCGTGTTGTTATGCTTCCTGATCAAATAACAAAACCTCCTTTATTACGTTGAAAATTCTACTAGTCGACCTGCTAGGGAGGAAGGACGAGTTAACTCGTCGCAAAAGATTATCAGTATCCTGCGTATCATATCCGTATTTggcataataaattattatctaataatCTAATGTCCTAGCCAACCTTCGCTTTTCAgcgtttcatttaaataaaaaacgcgttatattttatttacattcgcTAGAGAGAAAAtcgattcgattaaaattaacatcTTTTCTAGCTTCGACGATCTCGACGTTCTTTGTTTTTCAATGTATCGATGTCTGCGCAGCACGAGGACCAGTTGTGCTTTGTTTACAATTGCTGGAGTAAAAATCACTGCAATtgaacaatttgtaatttcttaaaaatttgcaattttgtaaaaaacgACCCAGTTTAGAACATGAGAgaacgaacgataaaattatcatCGCCTACATTGCTTCTGCATATGTTCCATATAATTACTTGATAGTATCTTGGTTATCCATATTTACTAGCAATAaagatgtaattattaaattatgcagGAATTTGAGCGAAGAAAAACGCGaataaaaaagaggaaatacatatgtaaatgaaaaacCGGATAATCACGAGGAAGATGATTAATCGCAATTAGCTTCAATTCGATATAGCCGTCAATCCTTAACGAGTCGCTATTAATCAAAACGATCCATCCATCGATCCACTGCAGGCATAAAACATTTCTTCGCCAATAATATACCCACCACCTGGTTATCAGTTTCTTGTAGCCGTTCCTAAAGTCGGTATCGCCTATCGCGCCATGCAACATGCGTATCAGACATGCACCTacaagaagcaacgaaaaaTGCAGAGGCATTAGATCTACCCGCTCGCCATATCCTGCAACCTAAAGCTGCGTCCTCACTGAAGCAACAACCTTCAATCTTCCGTTGATGTTTCtacgtttatattttcctCTTACAATTTCCCCAACGAGCTATCTACTCCTCAACTCGGAACACTTTCTTTCGCGGTTTcgctttcttttcattttctctttcgattcTCGTCTAATTTCTCCGTTTGTGCCAACAGCACACGTTAATACCACAGAATGGCAGGTAGTTTCTGCATGACTAAGGCTGTCAGCGAGTAAAGTCAATTATCATCATGTGTAATTGCTGAGAGAAGCGACAGACTCAGAACCTCCGAGTATCAGTTGACCCTCTCTGTCGATGTTCCGCGTTTCTTGAACTTGTTGGTTGTCCAATGTTGCTCCATGTTCCTCCACGTTTCTGTTGCCGGTAACAAAAGTTGCTGCTCGTTGTTCGTCTCCGTTTGGAGTGACaaagatgaaagaaagatGGAAGAAACACGTATAGATGGAGTAAATGTCTCTTGAAAGTGAATAATTTTCGCTGCTTGTTGTTACTTGGAACTTGTAACAACACCAGACAACAGGAAGTTCCTCGTTGTTGCCTCGGTGAAGACGCGGCTTAAGACTAACAGCGAACCGGTTTACCTTTCGCGTGCTCGTAGTTAAGAGATTGCCATAGATGATAGTTGGCATTTTCATGGAAAGGCCTTGAAATGCTATAGCCATCGATCTCCATCACGTGCAGCTGGACATCGGCGATGAAAGAGTCGCTCAAGTCCAATGACGAGTCTATCTGAAAATGGAATTCTATTACAACGGTTTACCGAGGTGTTTGTCGAGGATGCGAAATTAGTCGCTTGCCTGCTGAACGATCATGTGTTGGATGTAAAGTAGCAGACTCTCGGAGATCCACGAGTCCGTTCGATTCACATTCATAAATTCATCGAGCCACTGCTGTCCCACTAGGCTGATCAGGACCTTCAGAGCGCCGGCTTTCGTGACCTGTGGCGATTTCTTGCTGGTGTAGAACAACGACTGCCTTGAACATTTAAGCGCTCTTCGATTACATTGCTGGTGAAAAATGCCCCATAAAGATATAggctaattattaaataattctgtGCGGTGTATTATCGCGGACACAAAGAGAAATAACTGCCAAGATGGACTTAGGCTATCTAATAAATAGAGATAATTAAGAAATCTAATAAGACTTTTAACGAGACTTCTTAATTTCTGATGGAAGAATAAGAAGGAGGATGATGTGATAGGAAGAGGAACAAGTATATCGCGTCACGTTGATAAAAAAGTTAACAAGTGCTAAAACTGTTTTGTAGCTAAGAAACGAAGTTAGAAGAAAACAGAGGATTGAAGCATTTAAAACAACTTTCAATGCGagaatataaatagataaatagcttttatttattgcatCACGTAGCTACAATCTTCAAAGATTTGGCCAAAGGTAGCCCAAAAGACTTCCCTACTGTTCGAATTATCAAACGGATTGTAAATTAGCAGGTGGttgtttaaacaaaaaattatcgtATTGCGCCCTTGCTTCAAAATTAACGTAATTGAAAGTATGCAAAGGATTATATCTTTGATAATATCATTTTGTTGACTGAACTGAGTAAATGGAATTGATTAAACTATATTTACGAGTACTTTCTCGTCATTTGCAAGTTATTGACTTGgaaaaatcttaaaaatctttctcacagaaaaataaaaaaataaaatacgatctTTCGAGTAACTTTTGCGATACTATTCCTGAAATTTTGCGATTACCAATTgtgtttaatataaatgaacaAATTGCCTACGATTTTTCCATagttactattattactaaacaaagttaaataaataactttgCAAAAGCAcgctattatattattataggatTCACATTGAtagtcttttaaataaaaagcaacGGTTCTAATTGTTATATGAGTAACAGAGCTAATACGATGATATCACGTATATGAGCAAGctgattataattataaatcgcAGGAGATGTAAGGAACGTTTGTCTTGTAGAAGAACAATAATAGCTCTTACTTCAGCGCAATTAATCCGGGATTCCCCATGTTCTCGTCGATCCCTGGTGGCAAGCTTACTACATCTAGTTTAGGATAGGGGTAGGACGTCAAAAACACGTCGATCAAGTTAACGACAATTGAGTTGAGTTTGTCGAACAGGTAAATCTCCTCTGAGCTTCTATTCGATTCACACCAGAACGTTGCAACTACTTCGGTGTCGCCTACCAACGTCGTGTTCATGGCTTCGATATGGCCCATTACGAAAGCCAAATTGTGCGGAGAAATAGGCAGAGAATCGTCGAAAGTATTCACCACCATTGAACTGTCCGAGCTTAAAACGGGAATAATAATCTatcttatttctctttttaaagaAGACTTTGAAAAACGAGATCGATCGACTCTGTGATGAATATCTTAATTTCTGATAAACCAGAAGCTGTaggatttttatgatttattattttattatttgaaggTCGGTAAATGCATAGAATACacgtaatacgtaaaaatatatcaaatatccgAAGTACAgtgtttgttatatttaataagtaaatttCTGTCCAGGTTCCACTTTTTAGAAAAGTTTGGAAAAATAGCAAAGTGTTCACGAGCATTTGTCTATGTGAGACGAAAAAAAGGTtccactttttaaattatatctatgAAGTTATAactttgcataaatatcaattGCAATTGTACgagaaaaattccaatattgatcaaatatcgaaaattctattttaagcTACGTATCTCATCTAAAGTGTATTTTCTGACACGTTTTCGTGTCAATTATCATATGTTTTGCTATAAACTGAaagtgtataaattaaaaatgaaaagaacgaGAAAGGCAGACAAAAATTGCACAATATATATCTGACAGCATAGAAGTTCTAATTAAAACAAGTTGCTACAATTTCATacttgaatattaataattttatcagagtattcaataaaatataataaataaagtggAGTTTATTCTCTGAATTCGatctataatatttctatcgtgcaattataattataaatgaaaatatatcgcATAAAGAAAGCCTCTTTATCGAACTTTTTCACATATGAAATCagatttccatttttaatttaactgtGTCATCAGGCGAGATCGATTTCATTTACGAGTACGTCTTGCTAGAAGACACGATGTGAATTACTTACGTATCCCTTAAAGTCCTGAGGGGCATGTTTGAGAGCACTGTCATTTCTTTGGGACGTGCCACGGATACGGAAATAACTGACTTATTCACCGTATCGTCGAAAACCGGGAACAGACATCGAGCACCGGATTCCTTCAGTTTCGTTCCCATTAGCCAtctaatatgaaaataaacaatattgtaaaacttttacaaaaatttggctcgtaaatctataaaaatgcTGCAAATGTTAAATCGTGGAAAAAGCAGGCGAACGTGATCAACAGATATGTAAAGAATTACATTTCGTTAGTTATTTTTCAAGTGAAAATAaccaattgaaaataaatgacGTACGTAACACTTACTTTCCTTCGCCAGATGAATTGTAACTtccaatgaaaaatatatgttcaTCGATTAACAGATTATATTCGATTTCCAACAGATAAATCCCTTGCTGTATTCGACTGCCTAGATGAATTGTGTGAACTTCTTTATCCACGTCTATATCGTATTGTGTGATCTGTATTTGCGAAGATGCGTTTCCGGCAGATGCAGCAGGTGGCACAGATCCGAACTGTATTATAGCATTTACGTTTGAGTCGTCAATTTTGTTAGTGTCAGAAACCAAAGCGTAATTTGACAATGAAACGTTGGCTTCCTCGACGGAGGACCTGTTCTCCAATGAGTTTGTAGCATTTTCGTCGTATACCACTGTCTCGTTTTCCCTCAGGCTTATCACAACATCATTTTCTATAGAATACATAGTATGTGAAACTGCAAGTAGATGACACGGTTGGACatcatttattcatttataaaacaatgttattgaattaattgtttttaacatattaaaaCGCTTATCGTAGTTAGGAtagtttaaacaaaataattagcACTACAATGCTATCAgatattgcaaaataaattccatatttCAAAAGCTCCGAACtatttctaaatttagaaagaaacAACGCGTTACTTGGTAATTTAAGAACATTGCtgtcgaatttgaaaattcttcttcCATGTTCTTttggtaaaaagaaaaatgtaaataattcagGTGCAGCAAATGCTCGTGAAACGTAACAGCAAAATACCTGTAATTAACTATAAtgataatgtaaaaattgcgAAACAAATTGTTCCATTATTCAATTCGGATACAACGACCAGTTTGTAAACGTGGAAAATTCATTTACAatataaacgtaaaaattgttaaagttAGTAACATTACCAGAAGTTGTATCGTTCCCTTGATTGGCGTTATTAATTACGTCAGTGATTCCCCTCCTTCGTCTTTTCCTCAACGGCTTCTTGTTTTCCTCCAGATCCAGCAAGGACAGCTTGTAACTAGTCACCGTAATGTTCTTCACATTTAGCGAAAGTTTATTTAAGCTGATCGTATCGTTTACTTGAAAGTCGATGTATACGTGGCCTATCAATCTCGATGGAACGTTCGTGTCGATAATTGGCGTTAATTCGAGGCGATACTTCAAGGGACGAATGAAAGGTGAAATGCTTTCGTCAACATCGTCTGTATCCTCGATGCCATCGTTCTGCAAGTCTAGAA
It encodes:
- the LOC132909042 gene encoding thyrotropin-releasing hormone-degrading ectoenzyme-like, whose amino-acid sequence is MSRGSISSWQDYGRRSSQCMPQFSGGPVQFMTYDDMEYKRGDGWFLSYTKIAGIVVVFIIGVVAAGFLGWYINSLPKKKPYEILDLQNDGIEDTDDVDESISPFIRPLKYRLELTPIIDTNVPSRLIGHVYIDFQVNDTISLNKLSLNVKNITVTSYKLSLLDLEENKKPLRKRRRRGITDVINNANQGNDTTSVSHTMYSIENDVVISLRENETVVYDENATNSLENRSSVEEANVSLSNYALVSDTNKIDDSNVNAIIQFGSVPPAASAGNASSQIQITQYDIDVDKEVHTIHLGSRIQQGIYLLEIEYNLLIDEHIFFIGSYNSSGEGKWLMGTKLKESGARCLFPVFDDTVNKSVISVSVARPKEMTVLSNMPLRTLRDTSDSSMVVNTFDDSLPISPHNLAFVMGHIEAMNTTLVGDTEVVATFWCESNRSSEEIYLFDKLNSIVVNLIDVFLTSYPYPKLDVVSLPPGIDENMGNPGLIALKQSLFYTSKKSPQVTKAGALKVLISLVGQQWLDEFMNVNRTDSWISESLLLYIQHMIVQQIDSSLDLSDSFIADVQLHVMEIDGYSISRPFHENANYHLWQSLNYEHAKGACLIRMLHGAIGDTDFRNGYKKLITRWKHNNTDVTDFMNILAEEAMELPSGVSLEDTMNSWISQGGYPFITVVRNYEEESATIYQEQFALDRPFEGISKFWHIPLSYTNNNGNWSSPATIWFPPEPKITLDGIGSNESWVLFNVNKTGFYRVHYDETNWMLLKLALTENHELFPPETRASLVDDVFSLTEIGLMKYDTAFEFIKYMQMKERHYLPWGAFMRHMFKLNRLLYETPVFTDFQESIARFVSPLYSEVESKLEEGSALTMTAVKLACAFEHSQCLDWSKNVSEEVDGNVQETVPSYIRDTFYCTIARYGTRREWNYFMEQIKSTKDEEEKKRLLSSFACFQTPWILQFILNDILHEERFEEDEMSVILNAFSQNPAAAQVAFRFVRANWQEIAQRFLGSYKVLKSFVLSMMNGLTTEQDLQDLQMFRENNYDSMKGTRYAAALVEANGHFVTTWLKHSLPQIDSLLKEEAQRFASP